The Natator depressus isolate rNatDep1 chromosome 23, rNatDep2.hap1, whole genome shotgun sequence sequence CTGGCAGGGTCAGGCAGCAAAGGCCTCCTGCGCACTGCCCAGTGCCCCCgacagctgtgctgccccatgACCCAGCCGCAGGGGAacttggctcccagcccccccaccctgtGAGTGCCTCCTGTCAGGGCCCCCTTTGCCCCGTCCCCCGCTGCTGGGATACTCACTGGAGAGCTCATCCGTCAGGGTCAGGCCCAGCTCGTCCAGCACCTGGGACACCACAGCATCACTGGGGGGGCAGAGATGGGTAGGTGAGAGCAGGGACACGGGCCGGACCCCCCCATACCCAGAGAGGAAAGAGCCACCCCCCCCAGATAACTGGGCTGGAGAGGAGGACCAGCACCCCACACACCCAGCAGCCAGGATCCCCACACACCTGGGgaaatttagttggggattggtcctgctttgagcagggggttggactagatgacctcctgaggtcccttccaatcctgatattctatgaaaggtgCCAGGACAATGCCCTGGATGTATCCCTGGAGCGGGCACCAGCTGGGTGAGCTCATTCTCACCCCAAGGGTGTTGCTCGGCCTGGGGAACCCCTCTGGGGGGCTCAGTCTGTCACCTGTCCTGCTGATGGGCCCTGGGGACAGATGGGAGCCAGCATCCCATAGGGGGAAAAGATACATTGTCCCATTCCCCACACCCCTgatccagccagtcccctcaACCCCAGGGCCAGATGAGAACTGGCActccctagaggggaaaggccctgggtcccattccccagccccctaAGCCAGCCAGATCCCCatcctggggccagatgggagcagGCAGCCACTAAGGGGGGAAAGGTCCCATGTCCCATTTtctcccccaagccagccagtctccccagccctgccccccacacctctcctccTCATCATCCTCGTCCCCCATGGCATCATCGATGGCATCGTTCATCATCTCCTCCTTCATGTCCATGATCTCCGACTGCTTCTCAAACTCCATCATGATCTTCTGGATCTGGGGCAGCTTcagctggaggggaaggggaatatgAATATACAGTCACTGCCTTGGGGAAATTGAGTAGACTggccctacagcgccccctgctgggagaggccagacTGAAGTAGCCGGGAGCCCCCCCACCATGGCCAGCATCCTGCCCTACTCCCCCAGTACCCcttgctgggagaggccaggctGGAATAGCCAGGAGCTCCCCCCATGGCCAGCaatcctgccccctgcccagcccagctggcAGAAACCCACATACCTGTCTGTTCATGGTGGCCATGGCCTTGGTGACGCCCTTCATGGCCTGGGCCATGGAGTTGTTGGACTTGAGGGTCTGGATCTTGAGTGACACAGCCTGGATGTTCGCTCGCATCATGATGAATTTCTTGACATAGCGCCGGGTTCGCACCAGGTCCTTGGCCATGATCTTCACTGCGTCCTGCCAGGGGGATGGGTTACAGACAGAGACACCACCTCCCCCATAGCCCTCATCCCCCCGAGCTTCACCACGTCCTGCCTGGGGGATGGGTTACAGCAAGGAACACCCCCATGTACCTTTCCTTCCCCATGCTCTTCACTGTGTCCTCCCTGTGGGTGGGTTAAGACTGGAGACACCCCTGCCCACCATGAACTTCACCCCATCCTGAGGGGGACAGGTTGGGCTCGAGCTGAAGATGTtacccccggccctgcccctcgCTCACCATCTGCCCCTGCTTCGCCATCTTCTTGATGTCAGCGATGATCTTCTTCTCCTGTGTCTCCAGCTTCTGCCGCTCGCGGTCCATATCCCGCATGGCCCGGTTCAGGGCCCGCTGGTTCTGCCGCAGCATCTCCTCCGGCGTCTTCCGTCGCCCGAACAGCAGGTCCATCTTGAGCGGGACAAGGGGCGGCCTGTGGCGGTGAGGGACAACAGCAGCTCAGGAATTTGCAGGGAGGGGAACAGCTAGGGGAGCCCTGAGCAGCCCAGGctgggagatggggagagaaTCCTCTGGATCTGACAGCgagtggggcaggcagctggTCAGGGCTAGTCTCCACCTCACaccccagggggcagggcagctctACCTCCTTGTGGTCTTAGAGCTGGGTTCTCTGGAACCAGGCTCTTCCCCGCAAAGCTGGCTGGGCCAGGCTGTCCCCCTCCAGGCCATGCAATGGTAACAAGGCAGGAGTATCTGGGGGCTGTCTTGGGTGCACAGGGGGCTCCCTCTgtccgtcccccctccccacccccacagcactTCTCTGGGTGCACCCCCCCACGACCTCTGTGCACTTCCCACCAGCAGCCCAGCCTGTCCCGACACACACAGGGCACTGCTGTGCCAGTCCTGGGgtcaggcccagcccagccctgcgcAAGGCGCCAGAGTGGGTCAGACCCAACTCCAGGCTGCATACGCAATAGGGACCTGCCTGGCGACCCCGCAAGGCAGGGCACAACCCCGGGCAACCCCCGCTTCAGCCTGGGCAGGGGAGGCACAGTGAAGGGGGCTGACTGCCTCTAAGGGAAGAGAGGTGTCAGAGCAGCAGGCAGCTCCTTTGGAGGTAGGAAACCCCCTGGACCCCACCCCAGGGAGACCCTCCCCCGCCATGCTCTATTCACACACCTCCACAGACAGGACAACCTGCTCAGCAGGAGCTGAGCCAGGCACAGACCCCTCCCCATTGATTTGAGGCCACAGCtgatcccagctgctggcagcgCTGCCCCTGAGAACGAAGGGGAAACACTACTCCCAACCCCGGGAGGCACTcagggccagccagccagcacagtACTCACCCAAAGGAGAGAGCAGGCTCGTAACAGGGGGTGGCGGCTGGAGGAGGCAGGAAACGCTGGAGTCAGGTGCACGCACACAGAGCgagctgcagagaaaggagaggaaggtTAGTGGTGTGGAAATGTCTCTGTGAGTCCTGGATTTGGGGCACTGCTCTGGCCGGACATGCTGCCAGAGGGGAATGGAGCCCAGTGCCACTGCttaaatataaagtaaatatGCTGAATCCCTGAGCCTCTACCAAAAACATTGCATTCAAGGCGGTTTTTCTACACAAAGAATCAGGGGGGAAGAGATATCAAACACctgaggtcaagctttataaatacaGCCCAGTAGCTCAGCCAAAGTaattatagactcatagatttcaaggtcagaaggaaccattgcaagccacagaacctcacctacccactcctgtaatatacCCCTAACCTctgcctgagttactgaagtcctcaaatcatgatttaaagacttcaagttccagagactccaccatttacactagtttaaccCTGCAAGTAacccatgccacagaggaaggcaaaaaaaacccaggggcTCTGCCAATCCGGCCCTGGGGAGAAAttacttcccaaccccaaatatgcctgtcagttagaccctgagtatatgggcaaaacccaccagccagacacctgggaaagaatttgctGTAGTAACTCCCTGCCCAtgtagtgtcccatcaccagccattggagatatttgctgctagctaTTTAGGAGACTCTCTCATTTTCAAGAGATGTAAATAGGAACTTAAGCTCAGTCGCTTACACCTGggcacatctgaaaattttatcctggGCTGATTTGAAATAATCAATTTAATTCACTGAAGACAATTAAAACCCTCTGGTTAAAAATGAATCATTTTGCTGTAAACATGAAAACTGTTCTGATATGAAAAGTTTATGGATCTAAAACATTTAGGGTTGTTTTGGTTAATAAAAGTCATattaaatgttgttttgtgcTGTCAGTTAAACAGTTACCATCCAAATGCAGTTTGACACAAAACCTCAGTGAACAGTTAATTCTCTAGGGGATAGCAAATGCCAAATTGCTCATTTGCTAACATAGTGAAAAAGGCCAGTTAATTCATAAGAATTTGAGAGTATTAAGCTACATAGTTACTTAAACGTATATAATTATAGGGAATTCTCCTAGGTAGCACAAAGATGTCCCACTTCTGGCGTCCAAGCTCTGTTATTAGCTGTAAATCGATAAGTGTGAATGAGTCTAGTGATCCcacaggtggggggaggggcggaaatGCCCCTTTATTGGAAAATAACTAGTACCCAAAgagaaaagttgattaaaatcagtgatctCACAGAGGGCTTCACATGAGATGATTTCAGTTaatccacccagccccagctgggccccccagagccttcctcccagctcctctacccctccccacccctcctccctgcacccagccTCTCCCTACACCCAGCCCCCCGCTCCCTAACCCACCCCACTATGCCCCACCCCCCTacacccagcccccccgctccctaACCCACCCCACTATGCCCCACCCCCCTacacccagcccccccgctccctaACCCACCCCACTATGCCCTACCCCCCTacacccagcccccccgctccctaACCCACCCCACTATGCCCCACCCCCCTacacccagcccccccgctccctaACCCACCCCACTatgccccaccccccccgctccctaaCCCACCCCACTatgccccaccccccccgctccctaaCCCACCCCACTATGCCCCACCCCCTacacccagcccccccgctccctaACCCACCCCACTAGCCCCACCCCCCTacacccagcccccccgctccctaacccgccccactcccctccccctacaGACAGgctccccgcacccccctgcccccaggcgcTACAGAAACCCCGCCCGCCCCACGGAAACGAGGGAGGCGGACACAACCCCCAGCGCCCCCCGGGGTCTCACCCGCCGTCGccctctgtcagtctgtttcctcctCTCACTTCCGCCTTCGCCCCGCTGACGTCACAGAGCACGTGAAGGGCAGGGCGTCAAGTGACGGCGGTGCGTGGGGCCCCGCCCCCGCGGGTACTAGAGAGAGCGCGTCCCCGCCCTCCACCCCTGCCCGGAAGTCACCATCGAGAGGAAGGGCAGAgcgacaccccccacccccccccgcgcGGCGGACCACAGAGACGAAGGCTAGAGGGGCACCCCcgagctcttcccctccccctccagggccccgcccccagcaggaGCGAcacgggggcggggctgggggccgaGGGCGGGATGGCGcgggacagggggctgggggaggggctgggaggggaattGGGGGGAGTGTAGGGTGCTAACTTTCTAATGGCCGAAAACCGAACGCTttgcccgccccctgccccgcccttttcccgaggccccgcccctttcccaaTGCCCCACCCCCAGTCACTCCAtaacccctccctccttccctctcccccacctcgctcactttcacgggctgggcttggggtgcaggaggaggtgggggttcagggtgtgggagggggctctgggctgggggaggggtgcaggatcagggcacgggaggaggctctgggctggggcagggggttgggtgaggGCTCCGGGTGGCACGGACCTCAGGCAGCCCCCAGGAAGCGGGGACATGTCCCTCCAGGCcccagctcctaggcataggggcagccaaggggctagGCGCCACCgcctcagctcccattgcccatggttcccagccaatgggagctgcggagccaatGCTCAGGGAGGCACCTGCAGGCGGGAGCTCCGCATGGAGCCCCTGTGGccgcccctatgcctaggagtcAGAGGGACACGCCGGCTACTTCCCagtagccc is a genomic window containing:
- the CHMP2A gene encoding charged multivesicular body protein 2a, yielding MDLLFGRRKTPEEMLRQNQRALNRAMRDMDRERQKLETQEKKIIADIKKMAKQGQMDAVKIMAKDLVRTRRYVKKFIMMRANIQAVSLKIQTLKSNNSMAQAMKGVTKAMATMNRQLKLPQIQKIMMEFEKQSEIMDMKEEMMNDAIDDAMGDEDDEEESDAVVSQVLDELGLTLTDELSNLPSTGASLSVTAGKKAEPSAALADADADLEERLKNLRRD